GCTAAGGAGTGTATACGCCACTTTATTCTTAACTTTTGGGACAGCAATCGCTATGATGACCGCCCAACAAGCGAACTTAGTAGCGCCAGGTTTAGGGAAATTTACTTTTGCCTTCTTTTTTGCATGGTCATTGGTACTTATTATTTATATGAATGGTGAATTAGCGACTGCTAATATGAACTTTTTGGTAGTTGGAGCACGAAAAAAATACATCAGCTGGCAAAAGGCTTTTACGATTTTAATGGTTTGTGTTTTATTTAATTTTATTGGTGGCCTTGTTTGTGCTTATATTTTCTCAAAAACCACGATTTTCCAAGATTTACCTGCTGATCATTATTTATTTACAGCAGTTTCAGGAAAATTTGTTAAATCAGCGCTTACCATTTTTATTGAGGGAATTTTAGCTAATATTATCGTTAATAGTGCAGTGGTTGCTAGCAATCGGATGGTCAACGCTGATGGCCGGGTTTATGCGATTATCTTTATTATTTTTATTTTTGCCTTCTTAGGTTACGAACACGTGATTGCTAACTTTGTTTCCTTCCCATTAGCTTTCTTCTCCAATGGAGGCCCTGTTGACGGGATGACCTTGGCTAATGTGCTTAAGAACTTTGTCTTTACTTTCTTAGGTAACCTTGTTGGTGGTGGCTTTGTCATTGGCTTTGTTTATTCCTGGTTAGGAGATAAAGAAACTTCCTATGTAGACTAATTTTCTTATTCGCTAGGAATCATTAATAGTTGACAAATGAAAATTAAAAAGCGTATAATAAATTCGCTTAAATGATTGAAAAGGCCATGTTTCTATTTAGCTTATAGAGAGAGTGCATCTGTGGTGAAAGCACTCAGTAATAGAAATGCTCCCTTTTGACAATGCAAATGAAAATTTGCCGCTACTCGCGTTATCCAGTATGTAATGAAGACATAATATCGCACGTTGATGTTATAAATGAGGTGGTACCGTGCTACGGCGCCCTCATCTAATAACATCAGGGTGCTTTTTTTATTTTATTAGGAGGTTTTAACACATCATGAAGAAATTAACGGGTGAAGAGATACGCCAAATGTGGATAGATTTTTGGAAGGGCAAGGGACACGATATCTACCCTAGTGCTTCCTTAGTTCCAGACAACGATCCTACTTTACTTTGGATGAACTCCGGGGTTGCTGCCCTAAAACATTACTTAGATGGGTCAGAAGTGCCGGAAAATCCAAGAATTGCTAATGCGCAAAAATGTATTCGGACTAACGATATTGAAAATGTTGGAGTGACCGCTCGTCACCAAACCTTCTTTGAAATGCTCGGTAACTGGTCAGTAGGGGATTACTTTAAAGAAGAGGTTATTCCTTGGGCTTGGGAATTCTTAACTGATGAAAAATGGTTAGGACTTGATCCAGAACTACTCTATATGACCTACTATCCTGATGACGATGTTTCCCATGGATTATGGCAAAAGGTGACTGGTTTATCAGAAGATCACTTTGTTTCTTTAGAAGATAACTTTTGGGATTTAGGTGCCGGTCCTTGTGGTCCCGATACGGAAATTTTCTTTGACCGGGGGAAAGCTTATCAAGATCTTGACGATGATGATCCAGAAATGTTTCCTGGGGGAGAAAATGAACGTTATCTAGAAATCTGGAACATCGTTTTCTCTGAATTTAACCACATGCCCGATGGTAGCTATGAAAAATTAAAACAACATAACGTGGATACTGGGATGGGACTGGAACGGATCTCCTCTGTCCTACAAGAAACTCCAACAAACTTCGAAACCGACCTCTTATTCCCACTGATTAAAGAAGTTGAAAAATTATCTGATGGTAAAAAATATGGGGAAAGTAAGGAAACTGATACCGCAATGAAAGTTATTGCTGACCATATCCGCGCCGTTAGCTTTGCTGTGGGGGATAATGCCTTACCATCCAATGAAGGTCGGGGCTATATTTTACGTCGCTTAATCCGTCGTAGTGTCATGTACGGCCGTCGTTTAGGCATCCAAGGGAGTTTCTTGGCCAAATTAGTTCCAATTGTGGCTGATAAGATGGAAAAACACTATCCAGAATTAAAAGAAAAAGAAGCCATTATTCAAGAAGTCGTTGATCGTGAGGAAAAACGCTTCCAAGAAACCATCGCTGACGGTGAAAATATTATTAAAAACAAAATCGCTGAATTAGAAGAATCTGGTGAAAATTCACTTGACGGCCAATCCGCCTTCAAATTATACGACACTTATGGGTTCCCATTAGAATTGACTGAGGAATACCTGGCTGAAACAGGTTTTTCTGTTGATATTGATGGCTTTAATCAGGCAATGGAGGAACAAAAGGAACGGGCACGTGCGGCTAGAAAAGACCAAGGTGGCCTAGCGGTTCAATCAACAGTGCTCGGTGAAATTGATGTGCCTTCTCACTTTACCGGTTATGAAGAAGATGTTACTGAAACTAAGATTAACGCCATAGTTTACCAAGATGAAATCAGTCAGGAAGCACCAGCCAATAGCAAGGCCTATTTCATTGCTGAAAAGACACCATTCTACGGTGAACGTGGTGGACAAGTTGGTGACTCAGGTAAGCTTTACAATTTGGATGGTGAATTATTAGGTTATATTCGTGATACTAAACACGCTCCTAATGACCAAAACTTGCATTATATTGACACCGTTCAACCAATTAGTGTGGGCCAAGAAGTTCGCTTAGAAGTGGACAGCGCTCGTCGTCGCTTAATCCGTAATAATCACACCGCTACTCACTTATTACACCGGGTCTTAAAAGATGTCTTAGGTGAACAAGTTAACCAAGCGGGTTCCTTACTTGATGAACATTATCTCCGTTTTGACTTCACTTATTTTGGACAAGTGAGTTCAGACCAACTTGAAGAAGTTGAAAGACGAGTTAATGAAAAAATTTGGGAACAAATCCCGGTTGAAACCATCTTTACCACGGTTAAGGCGGCTAAGGAACATGGGGCTATCGCGCTCTTCGGCGAAAAATACCTTAAATTACATGATGAAATTCGTGTCATTAATATTGATGACTGGTCCATGGAACTTTGTGGTGGGACCCACGTTAAGAATACCGGATTCATTGGCCTCTTTAAGATTATTTCCGAATCAGGGATTGGTTCTGGAGTACGTCGAATTGAAGCATTGACTTCAAAAGCTGCTTATGAATACTATGAAGCTAAGTTAGGTCTCTTAAACCAAGTTCGCGATGATTTGAAGGTTAAAAAAGCGGAAGATGTACCACACCGTCTCCAACAATTGGAAGGTGAGCGTAAGAGCCTAGAATCTGAAGTAGAATCTCTCCATGCTAAGGCTAACCAAATGGCTGCTAGTCAAATATTTGATGCCGTTAAAGAAAGCAACGGGGTACGCTACATTGCTGAAGAACTTGACCATAAAACCATGGATGATCTGCGGGCAATTAGTGATGAATGGAAACAAAATAACTATTCAGATGTCCTCGTTCTCGCTACAGCTAACGGGGATAAAGCCAACATGTTAGTTGCTGTTTCACCTGACAAGGTTAAAGAAGGCTTAAAAGCTGGTGACATCATTAAGGAACTTGCTCCATATATTAATGGTGGCGGGGGCGGTCGTCCTGAACTTGCCCAAGCAGGTGGTAAGAACCCAGCCGGTATTCCTGATGCGCTTAAGGCTTTAGAGGAAGTTCTGAATAAATAAAGTGCTTGTTAGT
This genomic window from Aerococcus sp. Group 1 contains:
- a CDS encoding formate/nitrite transporter family protein; translation: MAYINGKRPEKGILGPLTFDNVEKKTELFDKSFWRYALRSVYATLFLTFGTAIAMMTAQQANLVAPGLGKFTFAFFFAWSLVLIIYMNGELATANMNFLVVGARKKYISWQKAFTILMVCVLFNFIGGLVCAYIFSKTTIFQDLPADHYLFTAVSGKFVKSALTIFIEGILANIIVNSAVVASNRMVNADGRVYAIIFIIFIFAFLGYEHVIANFVSFPLAFFSNGGPVDGMTLANVLKNFVFTFLGNLVGGGFVIGFVYSWLGDKETSYVD
- the alaS gene encoding alanine--tRNA ligase; translated protein: MKKLTGEEIRQMWIDFWKGKGHDIYPSASLVPDNDPTLLWMNSGVAALKHYLDGSEVPENPRIANAQKCIRTNDIENVGVTARHQTFFEMLGNWSVGDYFKEEVIPWAWEFLTDEKWLGLDPELLYMTYYPDDDVSHGLWQKVTGLSEDHFVSLEDNFWDLGAGPCGPDTEIFFDRGKAYQDLDDDDPEMFPGGENERYLEIWNIVFSEFNHMPDGSYEKLKQHNVDTGMGLERISSVLQETPTNFETDLLFPLIKEVEKLSDGKKYGESKETDTAMKVIADHIRAVSFAVGDNALPSNEGRGYILRRLIRRSVMYGRRLGIQGSFLAKLVPIVADKMEKHYPELKEKEAIIQEVVDREEKRFQETIADGENIIKNKIAELEESGENSLDGQSAFKLYDTYGFPLELTEEYLAETGFSVDIDGFNQAMEEQKERARAARKDQGGLAVQSTVLGEIDVPSHFTGYEEDVTETKINAIVYQDEISQEAPANSKAYFIAEKTPFYGERGGQVGDSGKLYNLDGELLGYIRDTKHAPNDQNLHYIDTVQPISVGQEVRLEVDSARRRLIRNNHTATHLLHRVLKDVLGEQVNQAGSLLDEHYLRFDFTYFGQVSSDQLEEVERRVNEKIWEQIPVETIFTTVKAAKEHGAIALFGEKYLKLHDEIRVINIDDWSMELCGGTHVKNTGFIGLFKIISESGIGSGVRRIEALTSKAAYEYYEAKLGLLNQVRDDLKVKKAEDVPHRLQQLEGERKSLESEVESLHAKANQMAASQIFDAVKESNGVRYIAEELDHKTMDDLRAISDEWKQNNYSDVLVLATANGDKANMLVAVSPDKVKEGLKAGDIIKELAPYINGGGGGRPELAQAGGKNPAGIPDALKALEEVLNK